One genomic segment of Helicoverpa zea isolate HzStark_Cry1AcR chromosome 22, ilHelZeax1.1, whole genome shotgun sequence includes these proteins:
- the LOC124641248 gene encoding protein ALP1-like → MDALLISLLLLIILKRRKRRRIQNHRRPIHRRHWVHPILTSRNKNGQHKLLFEELKCYPDKFFKYFRMSVNSFNELLSVLHDDLKHQDTRMRKSISPTERLAITLRYLATGCSFGDFELVYRCGASTARLIVKETCKLIYASLQDICVPQPTEEMWSKIAKGFEEYANFPNCCGAIDGKHIRIIKPQDSGSLYYNYKHYFSIVLLAICDVNYKFTFIDVGSYGKASDSTIYKESKLFKKLEDQSLNLPAPKAISSSSGPVNYCFVGDEAFGLAEHMLRPYSGKHLNIEKRIFNYRLSRARRHIECAFGILVNKWRILHRPLNVSIDFAEDIVKACCILHNFVRQRDGFNFHHTLTVPGLHDIDNAHVQSRRSLNTRDILKDYFISNEGAVPWQNNKI, encoded by the exons ATGGACGCACTCTTGATTTCGCTATTGTTGCTTATTATTCTAAAACGTAGAAAACGGCGCCGAATTCAGAACCATCGACGACCAATTCATCGGCGTCACTGGGTACATCCAATTCTGACATCACGCAATAAAAATGGACAGCACAAATTGCTGTTCGAAGAGTTAAAATGTTATCCAGATAAGTTCTTCAAGTATTTTAGAATGAGCGTGAACTCATTCAATGAATTACTTAGCGTTTTGCACGATGACCTCAAACATCAAGATACACGCATGAGAAAAAGCATCTCTCCAACAGAAAGGCTGGCTATAACTTTAAG GTACCTTGCTACTGGTTGTTCATTTGGTGATTTTGAATTAGTATATCGATGTGGTGCGTCAACTGCGAGATTGATTGTAAAAGAAACATGTAAATTGATCTATGCATCACTTCAAGATATCTGCGTACCACAACCAACTGAAGAGATGTGGAGTAAAATAGCTAAGGGGTTTGAAGAATATGCTAACTTTCCAAATTGCTGTGGTGCAATTGATGGAAAACATATAAGGATTATTAAGCCTCAAGATAGCGGAtccttatattataattataaacactATTTTTCCATCGTACTTCTAGCTATCTGTGACGTGAATTATAAGTTCACATTTATTGATGTCGGCTCTTATGGGAAAGCTTCAGATTCGACTATCTACAAAGAAtcgaaattattcaaaaaattgGAAGACCAATCCCTGAATTTACCTGCACCAAAAGCAATTTCTAGTAGTTCTGGTCCTGTAAACTACTGTTTTGTTGGTGATGAAGCTTTTGGTCTTGCAGAACACATGTTGAGACCTTATTCAGGAAAACACTTGAATATTGAAAAAAGAATTTTCAACTATAGGCTTTCTCGAGCCAGGCGTCATATCGAGTGTGCCTTTGGGATATTAGTGAATAAGTGGAGAATACTACATCGACCATTGAATGTGTCAATAGATTTCGCCGAAGACATCGTGAAGGCCTGTTGTATACTACACAACTTTGTTCGTCAGAGAGATGGATTTAATTTCCATCATACATTGACTGTACCAGGACTTCACGATATCGATAACGCCCACGTGCAATCTCGTCGTTCATTAAACACCAGAGATATattgaaagattattttattagcaacGAGGGAGCTGTACCttggcaaaataataaaatataa